From Synergistaceae bacterium:
TCAATGATTATTGATGCTTTTAATCAGGGATTAAGCCTGATTAAGATTTAGCGGGTCTGTTCGCGTTGGGAGGTGAGCGGCGCAAAACAAAAAAAACAAGGTGTTGTGAAAAGCGGGGTAACAGGGATTTTTCTTATGGTTCGAGAGTGAAGGAGGAGGATTGAAACAATGTGTAGAAAAATTTGTGCGGCGTTTCTGACGGCAGCGATGCTGGTTGTTTTTGCGAGCGGTGCTTTTGCGGCCGCGAAGGTTGGCATCGTGACGGGAACGACGTCGCAGAACGAGGAAGAATATCGGGCTGCCGAGGAAATGATAAAGAAATACGGCGCGGACAGAATCGTTCACGTCACGTACCCCGACCGGTTTATGGACGAGCAGGAAACGACGATTCAGCAGATCGTGAGTCTGGCGGACGACCCTGACGTTAAGGGCATCGTTCTCAATCAGGCCGTTCCGGGCTGCGTGGCGGGCGTCGTAAAGGCGAAGGAGTTCCGTCCGGACCTGTTTACCATCAGCGTGCAGACCCACGAGGAGCCCCATCTCATGTCGGCCAAAAACGACATCGTCCTCGACTACGACCAGGTTATGCGCAGCAAGCTGTCCGTTCCTGTGGCGCATAAAATGGGAGCGAAAACGCTGGTATTCTACTCTTTCCCGCGGCATATGGCGCGTCCGCAGTTCCTGGAGCGGAGAAACGTCATGCAGGCGGAATGTGAAAAGCTGGGCATGACGTTCGTGTTCCAGAACGCTCCGGATCCCACCGGAGACGCCGGTCTGTCCGGAACTCAGCAGTTCGTTCTGGAGGACGTTCCCCGTCAGGTTCAAAAATACGGGCCGGACACGGCTTTCTACACGACCAACGTGGGAATGATGGAGCCGCTGGTGAAGGCCGCCGTGGAAAACAAGGCGATCATGGCCGACGCCTGCGACCCGAGCCCTTATCTTGGCTATCCCGGCGCTTTGGGGCTTTCGATTCCTCCCGAGAAGAAGGGAGACGTCGACTACCTGCTGGACGCCATTCAGAAGAAAATCAACGAAGCCGGCGTTACGGGACGCTTCGGCACCACCACGAAGCCGGGCAACATTTACATCACCTACGCGGCCGTGGATTACCTTTTCGGCGTCATCGACGGTCAGATCAAGGGTTACGACCGGCCTAAAATGGAAGAATACATGCGCAAATACCTGGGGGAGAGCACTCAGATTCGTACATATGACGACTCGACTCCAAATATTCTGATGTTTGCGGGAGAAACGATCGTTTTCGATAAGAAATAATCTCGTGTGTTTTTAAGATTTGCAACGGGAGCCGGGGGGCGGAGGGCCGTCTCCCGGCATCCTGATTTGAGCCGGTTCGGGGCGGAAAAGAAGGAGGTCGTTCGGCCAGTATGAAATCTCATCTGCTGCAGCTCAAAAATATCTCGAAAGATTACGCCGGGAACAGGGTGCTGAAAAACGTCTCTCTCGACATCGAAGAAGGCGAGATTCACGCGCTTATCGGCGAAAACGGGGCCGGAAAATCGACTCTGATGAACATTCTCTTTGGAATGCCGGTGATCTTCGGCTCTGGGGGCTTCGAGGGCGAAATATGCTTTAACGGAGAAAACGTCCGGATCGATAAGCCTCAGGATGCGATGGATTTGGGAATAGGAATGGTTCATCAGGAATTCATGCTTGTGCCGGGTTTTACCGTGACGGAAAACGTCAGGCTCAATCGGGAGATGACCCGCCCCAACCTGGTGAGCGGCCTTGTGGGCAAAAAATACGAGACGCTGGACGTTCCCCGCATGAGAAGCGACGTGCGGGCGGTTCTGGACATGCTGAACTTTTCGCTGGACGAAACGGAGCTCGTCGAAAGGCTTCCGGTCAGCTACATGCAGTTCGTGGAAATCGCCCGGGAACTGGACAAACCGAGGATACGCCTCCTTGTTCTTGATGAACCCACGGCCGTTCTGGGAGAAAGCGAGGCCGACATCCTCCTGAAATCGATGAAAAACCTTCGGGACAAAGGAATGTCCATTCTGTTCATTACGCATCGTTTGGCCGAAGTGCGATCCGTGGCGGACCGCGTTACCATCCTGCGCGACGGGGAGGTTGTCGCCGCTCTGCCGGCCGCGGAGACGAACATCGACCGGCTCGCGGAGCTCATGGTGGGCCGGAATCTCGCCCTGACCATGGACAGCAGAAACTCGTCCCTGCGGGAGACGGACAACCTGTCCCTGAAAATCGAGTCTCTGGAAGTGCGAATGCCTGGAGAACACGTGAAGAGCCTCGACCTCGAAGTTTTCAAAGGTGAGATTCTGGGGCTCGGAGGGCTGGCGGGACAGGGGAAAGTCGGGGTGGCGAACGGCGTGATGGGCCTCTGCGAGGCGTCGGGAAAGGTGTACAGAGATGGAAAACCTTTGCCGCTGAACGACCCTCTGAACGCGCTCTCTCAGGGAATGGCCTTTGTTTCGGAGGATCGGCGCGGAGTTGGGCTGCTGCTCGACCAGTCCATTGAGATGAACATCGCCATAAAAGCGATGCAGGCCCGAGGGAAATTTTTGAACGGCCTTCGGGTGGACTACAGGGCAATGCGCGCCCATGCTCTCGAAATGATCGAAAAGCTGGACATCCGCTGCACGGGGCCGGGGCAGAACACCCGGTATCTGTCGGGGGGCAACCAGCAGAAAGTTTGTATCGCCGGAGCTTTGACGCTGGAGCCCGACCTGCTTTTTGTGTCGGAGCCCACCCGGGGCATCGACGTGGGGGCCAAAAAACTGGTGCTGGATCTCCTGAGGGTCCTGAACAGAGAACGGCAGATGACCATCGTCATGACGTCGTCGGAGCTGGGAGAGTTGCGTTCGATCTGTCACCGCATCGCCATTGTTTACAACGGCAGCGTCATCGGGATCCTGCCTCCCGACGCCTCCGACAGAGAGTTTGGGCTGATGATGGCGGGAGAACTTCAGTATGGGAACGAGGTGGCGTGAATGAAAAGTCCGGCTTCCGATGAAGGCCTGAAACGCGAATCGATACTGTCCTCAATTTCCAGAAATTTCGGGCTTGCGCGTTTCATCATCGTTCTGTTTCTTATTTATCTTCTGATACAGGCATATTTTCTGAAATTACCCATGCCTTCGCTTTTTTCCAATATGCTGACCCGGCTTGCCATGAACGTGGTTTTGACGCTTGCGATGATTCCCACGATACAGGGGGGGATGGGGCCGAATTTCGCGCTCCCTTTGGGTATCGTCTGCGGGCTGGTGGGGATGGCGGTGTCGATGGAGTACAGCATGGCGCCGCTGACGGCGTTTGTGGCGGCTTTGGTCATCGCCGTCATTCTGGCGATTGCGAGCGGGTGGCTGTACGGAGCGTTCCTGAACGGCGTCAGCGGGCAGGAAATGACGGTCGGAACGTATTTCGGCTTTTCCATCGTCTCTCTCATGTGCATTTTCTGGACGGTGGCGCCCTTCTCCAATCCGGAGCTGATCTGGGCCATCGGAGGAAAGGGCCTTCGCAACACGATTTCGCTGAAAGGCAGTCTTGGCGGGATTCTTGATTCGCTCTGGTCCTTTGAAATTTTTTCCGTGGAGGTTCCGGCGGGGACGCTTTTGTTTGTGGCGGTCTGCTGCGCTCTGGTTCGGGCGCTGATGCGCTCCCGAGTGGGAGTTTCCATCACCGCCGTCGGCAACAATCCCCGTTTCGCCATGGCATCGGGCCTGAACGTAAAAAAGCACAGGATCCTGGCGATGGTTTTTTCCAATGTTCTGGCGGCGGTGGGAATCGTCATCTACTCGCAGAGTTTCGGTTTTCTTCAGCTTTACCTCGCTCCGCTGTTCATGGGGTTCATTTCCGTGGCGTCGATTCTGATCGGCGGCGCGTCCATGAGAAACGCCGGCATAACCCACGCTCTGGTGGGGACGTTTTTGTTCCAGTCGATTCTGGTGGTGTCGATGCCGGTGGCCAACGTCGTTTTTACGGACAATATGTCAGATATTTGCAGAATTATCGTCAGTAATGGCATTATTCTTTACGCACTGACGCGCAAAAGCGAGGGGGCACGTTAAAAATGGGCATGAAATTTTTGCGAAAACACGCCGTCCCTCTGCTTTTTCTCGTTTTGTGCGCGTTGGGCGCCTATTGGTCCGGACTTATGCCCATTACCCTGATCAACGAAATTATTGTCCGTCTGTCCCGTAACTCGTTTTTTGTCATTTCTCTGATCATTCCCATTTTGGCGGGGATGGGGCTGAATTTTGGCATCGTCCTGGGGGCGATGGCGGCTCAGGCGGGATACGTCGTAACCGTCAATCTGGGATTCGAGGGGCTGACGGGCATTCTGACGACCTGTATTTTTGCCGTTCCTCTGGCGGTTCTTCTGGGATGGATGACGGGGGTGCTTTTCAACCACGCGAAGGGCAAGGAGATGATCACGAGCATCATTCTGAGTTTCTTTGCCAACGGGGTCTATCAGTTTGTCTTCATGATTCTGGCGGGATGGATAATCCCCATGCGAGCCGCGAACCTGCTGCAGGTCAAAACCGACGGCACGCCGGGAATCGGACTTGTCAACACCGTCGACCTTTCCCAGATGAAGTACGGGATCGACAACATTCTGAAGTGGAACATCTCCATGCAGGATATTCAGAGTCTTACAGATTTTCTGGGATTTTCCTTTCAAATTCCCCGCACGCGTCCCGTAAGTATCCCGGTGGGGACGTTT
This genomic window contains:
- a CDS encoding DUF3798 domain-containing protein; this translates as MCRKICAAFLTAAMLVVFASGAFAAAKVGIVTGTTSQNEEEYRAAEEMIKKYGADRIVHVTYPDRFMDEQETTIQQIVSLADDPDVKGIVLNQAVPGCVAGVVKAKEFRPDLFTISVQTHEEPHLMSAKNDIVLDYDQVMRSKLSVPVAHKMGAKTLVFYSFPRHMARPQFLERRNVMQAECEKLGMTFVFQNAPDPTGDAGLSGTQQFVLEDVPRQVQKYGPDTAFYTTNVGMMEPLVKAAVENKAIMADACDPSPYLGYPGALGLSIPPEKKGDVDYLLDAIQKKINEAGVTGRFGTTTKPGNIYITYAAVDYLFGVIDGQIKGYDRPKMEEYMRKYLGESTQIRTYDDSTPNILMFAGETIVFDKK
- a CDS encoding sugar ABC transporter ATP-binding protein, producing MKSHLLQLKNISKDYAGNRVLKNVSLDIEEGEIHALIGENGAGKSTLMNILFGMPVIFGSGGFEGEICFNGENVRIDKPQDAMDLGIGMVHQEFMLVPGFTVTENVRLNREMTRPNLVSGLVGKKYETLDVPRMRSDVRAVLDMLNFSLDETELVERLPVSYMQFVEIARELDKPRIRLLVLDEPTAVLGESEADILLKSMKNLRDKGMSILFITHRLAEVRSVADRVTILRDGEVVAALPAAETNIDRLAELMVGRNLALTMDSRNSSLRETDNLSLKIESLEVRMPGEHVKSLDLEVFKGEILGLGGLAGQGKVGVANGVMGLCEASGKVYRDGKPLPLNDPLNALSQGMAFVSEDRRGVGLLLDQSIEMNIAIKAMQARGKFLNGLRVDYRAMRAHALEMIEKLDIRCTGPGQNTRYLSGGNQQKVCIAGALTLEPDLLFVSEPTRGIDVGAKKLVLDLLRVLNRERQMTIVMTSSELGELRSICHRIAIVYNGSVIGILPPDASDREFGLMMAGELQYGNEVA
- a CDS encoding ABC transporter permease; translation: MKSPASDEGLKRESILSSISRNFGLARFIIVLFLIYLLIQAYFLKLPMPSLFSNMLTRLAMNVVLTLAMIPTIQGGMGPNFALPLGIVCGLVGMAVSMEYSMAPLTAFVAALVIAVILAIASGWLYGAFLNGVSGQEMTVGTYFGFSIVSLMCIFWTVAPFSNPELIWAIGGKGLRNTISLKGSLGGILDSLWSFEIFSVEVPAGTLLFVAVCCALVRALMRSRVGVSITAVGNNPRFAMASGLNVKKHRILAMVFSNVLAAVGIVIYSQSFGFLQLYLAPLFMGFISVASILIGGASMRNAGITHALVGTFLFQSILVVSMPVANVVFTDNMSDICRIIVSNGIILYALTRKSEGAR
- a CDS encoding ABC transporter permease, which encodes MGMKFLRKHAVPLLFLVLCALGAYWSGLMPITLINEIIVRLSRNSFFVISLIIPILAGMGLNFGIVLGAMAAQAGYVVTVNLGFEGLTGILTTCIFAVPLAVLLGWMTGVLFNHAKGKEMITSIILSFFANGVYQFVFMILAGWIIPMRAANLLQVKTDGTPGIGLVNTVDLSQMKYGIDNILKWNISMQDIQSLTDFLGFSFQIPRTRPVSIPVGTFLLILGLCILMHFLFKTKQGQDFRSVGHDMGIAATSGIDVDRVRVSAIIFSTVFAAVGQVIFLQNLGNIQTYGSHVQVGTYAVASLLIGGASVKKATVGQALLGTLLFHTLFIVSPLAGKNLLNDVQIGEYFRVCISYGVICVALSLHAWQEKERIRAEKASA